One Glycine soja cultivar W05 chromosome 2, ASM419377v2, whole genome shotgun sequence genomic region harbors:
- the LOC114394639 gene encoding putative leucine-rich repeat receptor-like serine/threonine-protein kinase At2g24130, whose translation MMCLFRIFRSIVLLFFFLGTVQSRVLHGKENAGIVNGKNSLISFMSGIVSDPQNALKSWKSPGVHVCDWSGVRCNNASDMIIELDLSGGSLGGTISPALANISSLQILDLSGNYFVGHIPKELGYLVQLGQLSLSGNFLQGHIPSEFGSLHNLYYLNLGSNHLEGEIPPSLFCNGTSLSYVDLSNNSLGGEIPLNKECILKDLRFLLLWSNKLVGQVPLALAYSTKLKWLDLELNMLSGELPFKIVSNWPQLQFLYLSYNNFTSHDGNTNLEPFFASLVNLSHFQELELAGNNLGGKLPHNIGDLPTSLQQLHLEKNLIYGSIPPQIGNLVNLTFLKLSSNLLNGSIPPSLGHMNRLERIYLSNNSLSGDIPSILGDIKHLGLLDLSRNKLSGPIPDSFANLSQLRRLLLYDNQLSGTIPLSLGKCVNLEILDLSHNKITGLIPAEVAALDSLKLYLNLSNNNLHGSLPLELSKMDMVLAIDVSMNNLSGSVPPQLESCTALEYLNLSGNSFEGPLPYSLGKLLYIRALDVSSNQLTGKIPESMQLSSSLKELNFSFNKFSGRVSHKGAFSNLTIDSFLGNDGLCGRFKGMQHCHKKRGYHLVFLLIPVLLFGTPLLCMLFRYSMVTIKSKVRNRIAVVRRGDLEDVEEGTEDHKYPRISYKQLREATGGFSASSLIGSGRFGQVYEGMLQDNTRVAVKVLDTTHGEISRSFRREYQILKKIRHRNLIRIITICCRPEFNALVFPLMPNGSLEKYLYPSQRLDVVQLVRICSDVAEGMSYLHHYSPVKVVHCDLKPSNILLDEDMTALVTDFGISRLVQSDENTSINESASFSSTHGLLCGSVGYIAPEYGMGKHASTEGDVYSFGVLVLEMVSGRRPTDVLSHEGSSLCEWIKKQYTHQHQLENFVEQALQRFSPCGVPNHRNKIWKDVILELIELGLVCTQYNPSTRPSMHDIAQEMERLKDYLTKSNLPPH comes from the exons ATGATGTGTTTGTTTAGAATCTTTAGATCAATAgtgcttctatttttctttctggGCACTGTTCAGTCTAGAGTACTTCATGGGAAAGAAAATGCTGGCATCGTCAATggaaaaaattcacttatttcATTCATGTCAGGCATTGTTTCTGACCCTCAAAACGCTCTAAAGAGTTGGAAGTCACCGGGTGTTCATGTTTGTGATTGGTCAGGTGTAAGATGCAACAATGCAAGTGACATGATAATTGAGCTTGATCTCAGTGGAGGGTCACTAGGAGGCACCATTTCCCCTGCTCTTGCTAACATATCTTCCTTGCAAATTCTTGACCTTTCTGGCAACTATTTTGTGGGTCACATTCCAAAGGAACTAGGCTATTTGGTTCAGCTTGGACAACTCAGTTTGTCTGGGAATTTTCTTCAAGGGCACATTCCATCCGAGTTTGGTTCACTTCACAACTTGTACTACCTTAACTTGGGAAGCAATCATCTTGAGGGAGAGATTCCCCCATCACTTTTCTGTAATGGAACTTCACTGAGTTATGTAGACCTCTCTAACAATTCCTTAGGGGGAGAAATCCCCTTGAACAAAGAGTGTATCCTTAAAGACCTCAGGTTCCTATTACTTTGGTCTAACAAGCTTGTAGGCCAAGTTCCTTTAGCTCTTGCATACTCTACCAAGCTTAAATGGCTTGATTTGGAGTTGAATATGTTGAGTGGAGAGCTTCCTTTTAAGATTGTAAGTAATTGGCCACAACTACAGTTCCTCTACTTGTCATACAACAATTTTACCAGCCATGATGGTAATACCAACCTTGAACCTTTCTTTGCCTCCTTGGTGAATTTATCACACTTTCAAGAACTCGAATTGGCAGGAAACAATCTTGGTGGGAAGCTGCCTCATAACATTGGTGATCTTCCCACCAGCCTGCAACAACTTCACCtagaaaaaaatctaatatatgGCTCTATACCTCCACAAATTGGCAACCTTGTCAACCTGACTTTCTTGAAGTTGTCCAGTAACCTATTAAATGGATCTATCCCTCCCAGCCTCGGTCACATGAATAGGCTAGAGAGAATTTATTTGTCAAATAATTCACTATCTGGTGATATTCCATCAATCCTTGGTGATATAAAGCATCTGGGACTTCTAGACTTGTCAAGAAACAAGCTTTCTGGTCCAATACCAGATagttttgcaaatctctcccaGTTAAGAAGGCTTTTACTTTATGACAACCAGCTTTCTGGAACAATTCCACTAAGTCTGGGAAAATGTGTTAATTTGGAGATTTTAGACTTATCTCACAACAAGATAACAGGTTTGATTCCTGCAGAAGTAGCTGCCTTGGATAGCTTGAAATTATACCTAAATTTGTCAAACAATAACTTACATGGGTCTTTACCATTGGAGCTCAGCAAAATGGACATGGTGCTAGCTATTGATGTATCCATGAATAACCTCTCTGGCAGCGTCCCTCCACAACTAGAAAGTTGCACAGCACTGGAGTATCTCAACCTCTCTGGTAATTCCTTTGAAGGCCCTCTCCCTTATTCATTAGGAAAATTGCTCTATATTCGAGCACTTGACGTGTCTTCAAATCAATTGACTGGGAAAATACCAGAGTCCATGCAGTTGTCTTCCTCTCTCAAGGAACTTAACTTCTCTTTCAACAAATTCTCAGGGAGAGTCTCACACAAGGGAGCATTTTCAAATCTTACCATTGACTCTTTCCTAGGAAATGATGGTCTCTGTGGCCGGTTTAAAGGCATGCAACATTGTCACAAGAAACGTGGTTATCATTTGGTGTTCTTGTTGATTCCTGTGTTACTATTTGGCACCCCTCTCCTATGCATGCTTTTTAGGTACTCCATGGTAACGATCAAGTCAAAAGTGAGAAATCGAATTGCTGTCGTTAGAAGAGGTGATTTGGAGGATGTAGAAGAGGGAACAGAAGACCACAAGTACCCAAGAATTTCATATAAACAACTTAGAGAGGCCACTGGAGGCTTCAGTGCTTCAAGCTTAATTGGTTCAGGCCGGTTTGGACAAGTCTACGAAGGAATGCTACAAGATAATACAAGAGTAGCTGTGAAGGTGTTGGATACAACGCATGGTGAGATTTCAAGGAGCTTTAGAAGGGAATATCAAATTCTGAAAAAGATAAGGCACAGAAATTTAATAAGAATCATCACAATTTGCTGTAGGCCAGAATTTAATGCCCTTGTTTTTCCCTTGATGCCAAATGGTAGCCTTGAGAAGTACCTATATCCAAGCCAAAGGTTGGATGTGGTTCAATTGGTAAGAATCTGCAGTGATGTAGCCGAGGGAATGTCCTATCTGCACCATTACTCTCCAGTGAAAGTAGTGCATTGTGATCTTAAGCCAAGCAATATACTCCTTGATGAAGATATGACAGCTTTGGTTACTGATTTTGGAATTTCAAGGCTTGTACAAAGTGATGAGAATACATCCATCAATGAATCAGCATCTTTCAGTTCAACACATGGTTTGTTATGTGGCTCAGTTGGTTATATAGCTCCTG AATACGGAATGGGAAAACATGCTTCAACTGAGGGTGATGTTTACAGTTTTGGAGTACTTGTGTTGGAGATGGTCTCAGGTAGACGCCCCACAGATGTACTCAGCCATGAAGGCTCAAGCTTGTGTGAGTGGATTAAAAAGCAATACACACACCAACACCAACTTGAAAACTTTGTTGAACAAGCACTGCAAAGGTTCTCTCCTTGTGGCGTGCCAAACCATCGTAACAAAATTTGGAAAGATGTTATACTAGAACTCATTGAGCTGGGGCTAGTATGCACACAGTACAATCCTTCAACAAGACCAAGCATGCACGATATAGCTCAAGAGATGGAGAGATTGAAGGACTACCTCACTAAGTCAAACTTGCCCCCTCATTAA
- the LOC114376305 gene encoding uncharacterized protein LOC114376305, with product MVISYSDFATNPSNPYYMHPNENPSLVLVQPVLDNKNYQIWCRSMKVALISKNKVKFVDGTLSPPPISDPLYEPWLRCNNLVLSWLQRSTSEEIAKSLLWCDRASFVWKSLENRFSQGDIFRVADIQEEVACLQQGTLDISSYFTKLMTLWEEIENFRPIRDCTCAIPCSCGAATDLRKFKEQDKVIKFLKGLGYQYSHVRSQIMLMSPLPTLDNAFNLILQQERQFNLPSTTDSSIENQSSVNHFSQTPSRPSNNSGCGRGRGYSSGGRGNRLCTHCNRTNHTVETCFIKHGYPPGFQHRKSNSSGNASVVNSVQDAGSAHISSSSSASTSTNGSSASLSTIQEQYTQILQLLQQSNLQSTSPSSVNSVFATNSVSHTSPSPSSGKNLSNNTSHWWIVDTGATDHITHIFDSFSSTYHIAPKL from the coding sequence ATGGTGATTTCTTACTCTGATTTTGCTACCAATCCCTCTAATCCATACTACATGCATCCGAATGAGAATCCTTCTCTTGTTCTCGTTCAACCTGTGCTTGATAACAAAAACTACCAGATCTGGTGCAGATCGATGAAGGTGGCTCTTATCTCCAAGAACAAGGTCAAATTTGTTGATGGCACTCTTTCTCCTCCCCCTATCTCTGATCCTCTCTATGAACCCTGGCTTCGTTGTAATAACCTCGTTCTCTCATGGCTTCAACGTTCAACCTCTGAAGAAATCGCGAAATCTCTCCTCTGGTGTGATCGCGCTTCTTTTGTATGGAAAAGTTTGGAGAATCGGTTCTCTCAGGGTGATATTTTTCGCGTTGCTGATATTCAAGAGGAAGTAGCTTGTCTTCAACAAGGAACTCTTGACATCTCTTCGTATTTCACCAAATTGATGACGCTTTGGGAAGAAATTGAGAATTTTCGTCCAATTCGTGATTGTACTTGTGCTATACCGTGTTCTTGTGGTGCTGCTACAGATTTACGCAAATTCAAGGAGCAAGATAAGGTAATCAAGTTCTTGAAAGGTCTTGGTTATCAATATTCTCATGTTCGCTCGCAGATTATGCTGATGTCTCCACTTCCAACCCTAGACAATGCGTTCAATTTGATTCTTCAACAAGAACGCCAGTTCAATCTTCCTTCAACCACTGATTCTTCAATTGAGAATCAATCGTCGGTGAATCACTTCTCTCAAACGCCTTCTCGTCCTTCTAATAATTCCGGTTGTGGTCGTGGTCGTGGATATTCCTCCGGTGGCCGTGGCAACCGGCTATGCACTCACTGTAATCGCACCAATCACACTGTTGAGACTTGCTTCATCAAGCACGGGTATCCTCCTGGTTTTCAACATCGTAAGTCCAATTCCTCTGGAAATGCCTCTGTGGTGAACTCTGTTCAAGATGCTGGTTCTGCTCACATTTCCTCATCATCATCTGCTTCCACATCAACAAATGGATCAAGTGCTTCTTTGTCCACGATTCAAGAGCAATATACTCAGATTTTACAGCTACTCCAACAATCCAACTTGCAATCTACTTCACCTTCTTCAGTTAATTCTGTTTTTGCTACAAATTCTGTCTCTCATACCTCTCCCTCTCCTTCATCTGGTAAGAATCTCTCAAACAATACCAGTCACTGGTGGATTGTTGACACCGGTGCCACTGATCACATTACTCATATCTTTGACAGTTTTTCTTCCACATATCACATTGCACCAAAACTATGA
- the LOC114376292 gene encoding uncharacterized protein LOC114376292, giving the protein MCTALERNGMGGCAAIGVEVFMACSGSNVNAELVEDAGWVELQGICCLLVRLQSPATFHHKIESKQVYDSDCNGKVTFHDMLRALRDLSGPFMSDQQREEVLTQVLEEAGYAKDCSLVLSDFMKILGNSGLKMEVEVPVD; this is encoded by the exons ATGTGCACCGCGCTAGAGAGAAATGGAATGGGAGGTTGTGCTGCGATAGGCGTGGAGGTGTTTATGGCTTGCAGTGGTTCCAACGTGAATGCTG AGCTTGTTGAGGATGCTGGATGGGTTGAACTTCAAGGAATTTGTTGCCTTCTTGTCCGCCTTCAGTCCCCTGCCACTTTCCACCACAAAATTGAGTCTAAGCAA GTCTATGATTCCGATTGCAATGGAAAAGTAACCTTCCATGACATGCTGAGGGCTTTAAGGGATTTGAGTGGACCCTTCATGTCTGATCAACAGAGAGAG GAAGTTCTGACACAGGTCCTTGAGGAAGCTGGCTATGCAAAGGATTGTTCATTAGTCTTGTCTGACTTCATGAAG ATTCTTGGCAATTCGGGTTTGAAGATGGAAGTAGAGGTTCCGGTGGATTAG
- the LOC114394611 gene encoding myosin-binding protein 7-like: MAESDIRAMKETLRAQQQLLQKLYAELDEEREASATAASEAMDMIVRLQGEKAAVKMEASHYKRMAEEKIGHAEATLEVFEELMYQKEMEITSLEYQVLAYKNKLLTLGSDFNASDFEFDEDLLLSRNDQQQNGENVQACSTVRRLSSLPPIPLKNNLRSARKRDRSPSPVPVPDMVHNIMESDTDQEVTSPSLDLPRKSVDYGHGTLDAYWNQIQTLDEKVKVISDCKESGGEKRTTLRSRRGRSCSVFSQASTKITCDLTDRVGPTCSDKVNHSEGTYDGEAVAIPSCSGNVHDVFEVPQTSEKHKASGNGKRRLERWSSDADNRLTKPDSVSEEVIESHVKHDMDKLKSMMISGNHEIKIPSPKDMKTIVWQRKEGMDGDCNAHAEFQKLHQRIDQLERETINARKEIMHEVNGKEHVRLLKDICSQLKLMESEMRSWKTQKAPPKSSKRDNCLDPLQEAMVYFWI, encoded by the exons ATGGCTGAAAGTGATATAAGAGCCATGAAGGAGACACTCCGCGCCCAACAGCAACTTCTGCAGAAGCTATATGCGGAGTTGGATGAGGAAAGGGAAGCCTCAGCAACTGCAGCCAGTGAAGCCATGGACATGATAGTGCGGTTGCAAGGAGAGAAGGCCGCGGTGAAGATGGAGGCGAGTCACTACAAGAGAATGGCAGAGGAGAAGATAGGTCATGCTGAGGCCACTCTTGAAGTTTTTGAAGAGCTTATGTATCAGAAGGAAATGGAAATTACTTCTCTTGAGTATCAAGTCCTggcttataaaaacaaacttctcACGTTGGGGTCTGATTTCAATGCAAGTGATTTTGAATTCGATGAGGACCTGTTGTTGAGTAGAAATGATCAACAACAAAATGGAGAAAATGTTCAAGCTTGTAGCACGGTAAGAAGGCTAAGTTCACTTCCCCCTATTCCGTTAAAGAACAACTTGAGATCTGCTAGGAAGAGAGATAGATCACCTAGTCCTGTTCCGGTTCCAGATATGGTTCATAACATAATGGAGAGTGATACTGATCAAGAAGTTACTTCTCCAAGCTTGGATTTACCGAGAAAATCGGTAGACTATGGACATGGAACTCTTGATGCATACTGGAACCAGATCCAGACGTTAGATGAAAAAGTGAAAGTGATTTCAGATTGTAAAGAATCAGGAGGAGAAAAACGCACCACATTGAGGAGTAGAAGAGGGAGATCATGTTCAGTGTTTTCACAAGCAAGCACCAAGATAACCTGTGACCTAACTGATAGAGTAGGCCCTACTTGTTCAGATAAAGTAAATCACAGTGAAGGTACATACGATGGAGAAGCAGTTGCTATTCCCTCATGCTCCGGTAATGTCCATGATGTGTTTGAAGTCCCACAAACGAGTGAAAAGCATAAAGCAAGTGGAAATGGGAAAAGAAGACTTGAGAGATGGAGTTCAGATGCAGATAACAGATTGACAAAACCAGACTCGGTGTCTGAGGAAGTCATTGAATCGCATGTTAAACATGACATGGACAAGCTAAAGAGCATGATGATTAGTGGAAACCATGAAATCAAAATACCTAGTCCCAAAGATATGAAGACCATTGTTTGGCAGAGAAAAGAAGGGATGGATGGGGATTGCAATGCTCATGCTGAGTTTCAAAAGTTGCATCAGAGAATTGATCAGCTTGAGAGGGAGACAATCAATGCAAGGAAAGAGATTATGCATGAAGTGAATGGGAAAGAGCATGTGAGGTTGTTGAAGGACATATGCAGCCAACTCAAGTTAATGGAGTCAGAGATGAGAAGTTGGAAAACCCAAAAAGCACCACCTAAGAGTAGTAAGAGGGATAATTGTTTGGATCCTCTTCAAGAG GCAATGGTGTACTTCTGGATTTGA